The sequence CCCCACGCCCAGACGGACACGGAAGCGTTGAACGGGCTCGGCCATCCAGGTCATAAAGGCGGTCAGATCGGCGACATCGCGGTCATAAGCGGCCACGCGCGCGGGATCCAGGGCCTTGAACTTTGCCTCGGGCGGTCCCGCATGGCCACTGAAATGGGCAACGGGTTCCACCTTTGTCGTGGAATAACCTTGCGCATCATACAACGTTGTCACCCTTTCCCAGCTTTTCGTGCCATCCGAGGCTTCGGTCGGCCGCATCGCCACCAGGGTCAACTCGCGCGGCCCCTGCCGCTGCCAGAGGGCATGCGGCATGGCGGCATTGGGAAAAACCAGATTATTCCAGCCCGTCGCGCGTTCGGTGTCGCGGTAGAACGTGCGCAGATAGGTATAGATGTAGTCTGAACCGCTGGGGCCGGCGTTGATGGACTTGGCCCGGGCGATGACCGACAGGTCCGGCGGCGCGGTGCCGAACCACTTCTTGCCTTCTTGCGGTGTCATGGCGATTTTCATCAGGTCGCCGACTTTTTCGCCACTGAACAACAGGCTGTCCTGGATCTGCTTGTCGGTCAGGCCGATCTCCTGCAGCTTGTTGTAGCGCATGGCGTTGGCGCCATGACAGTTCAAACAGTAGTTGACGAACAGCTTGGCGCCGTTTTGCAGCGAGGCCAGGTCATTGACCAGATTGGGCGCCCGGTCCAGAGGGAAGCCGCCTTCGGCGGCATGGGTCGCGGTGCACGAGAGCAGCAAAGCCAGGGCACCCATCAGTTTTTTGATCATGGTCGTTCCGGTTCCTGGTGGGACTCAGTGGCGATGGAAGGTCACGCGATCGGGCACCGGCTTGAAGGTGCCCAGACGGCTCCAGATGGGCATCAGGAAGAAGAAGCCCAGGTAGATCAGCGTGCCGATCTGCGACGTGAGGTTGAACGCATCGCTGGGCGGCTGTGTGCCCAGATATCCCAACACCAGGAAATTGACGATGAAGATGCCGTAGAACCACTTGTGCCAGGTGGGTCGGTAGCGGATGGATTTGACCGGGGAGTGATCCAGCCAGGGCAGAAAGAACAGGATGACTACGGCGCCTCCCATGGCCACCACGCCCCAGAACTTGGCGTCTATGGTGCGCAGAAGCACTGCGATGACGATGAGCAGCACCGGCAGCGCCAGCCGCGCGAGGCCTTTGAATTGGCTCTTGAGCAGCAGGGCGATCGCGCCCAGGACGGCCGCGCCGGCCAGCACCCAGGTGAACTCATCGGTGGTGGCCCGCAACATGGAATAGAACGGCGTGAAGTACCAGACCGGCGCGATGTGTGGCGGGGTCTTGAGCGAGTCGGCCGGCAGGAAATTGTTGTATTCCAGGAAGTAGCCGCCCATCTCGGGGGCAAAGAACACAATGGCGGCGAACACCAGCAGAAAGCCGGCCACGCCCATGATGTCATGCACGGTGTCGAAAGGATGGAAGGGCACGCCATCGAGGGGCCGGCCGTACTTGTCTTTGGGGCCGTCTTTGATTTCCACCCCATCGGGGTTGTTGGAGCCGACTTCGTGCAGGGCTATCAGGTGCGCGGCGACCAGCCCGATGAGCACCAGCGGAATGGCGATCACGTGGAAAGCGAAGAAGCGGTTGAGTGTGGCGTCGGACACGACGTAGTCGCCACGTATCCAGATCGAGAGTTCCGGCCCGATGAACGGGATGGCCGAGAACAGATTGACGATGACCTGTGCACCCCAATACGACATCTGGCCCCAGGGCAGCAGATAGCCGAAGAATGCCTCGCCCATCAGGCACAGAAAGATGGCGACGCCGAAGATCCAGACCAGCTCGCGGGGCTTGCGGTACGAGCCATAGAACAGCCCGCGCAGCATGTGCAGGTAGACCACCACGAAGAACATCGAGGCGCCGGTCGAGTGCATGTAGCGCACCAGCCAGCCCCAGGGGACCTCGCGCATGATGTATTCGACGGACTGGAAGGCCTTCTCGGCATCCGGTTTGTAATGCATGACCAGGAAAATACCGGTCACGATCTGGATGACCAGCACCAGTAGCGCCAGCGATCCGAAGAAA comes from Bordetella holmesii ATCC 51541 and encodes:
- a CDS encoding cytochrome C1 family protein — encoded protein: MIKKLMGALALLLSCTATHAAEGGFPLDRAPNLVNDLASLQNGAKLFVNYCLNCHGANAMRYNKLQEIGLTDKQIQDSLLFSGEKVGDLMKIAMTPQEGKKWFGTAPPDLSVIARAKSINAGPSGSDYIYTYLRTFYRDTERATGWNNLVFPNAAMPHALWQRQGPRELTLVAMRPTEASDGTKSWERVTTLYDAQGYSTTKVEPVAHFSGHAGPPEAKFKALDPARVAAYDRDVADLTAFMTWMAEPVQRFRVRLGVGVMIFLGLFLVVAWRLNAAYWKHVR
- a CDS encoding cytochrome b family protein, which translates into the protein MAGDKTVETTGLLGWLDRRFPVTSTWKAHLSEYYAPKNFNFWYFFGSLALLVLVIQIVTGIFLVMHYKPDAEKAFQSVEYIMREVPWGWLVRYMHSTGASMFFVVVYLHMLRGLFYGSYRKPRELVWIFGVAIFLCLMGEAFFGYLLPWGQMSYWGAQVIVNLFSAIPFIGPELSIWIRGDYVVSDATLNRFFAFHVIAIPLVLIGLVAAHLIALHEVGSNNPDGVEIKDGPKDKYGRPLDGVPFHPFDTVHDIMGVAGFLLVFAAIVFFAPEMGGYFLEYNNFLPADSLKTPPHIAPVWYFTPFYSMLRATTDEFTWVLAGAAVLGAIALLLKSQFKGLARLALPVLLIVIAVLLRTIDAKFWGVVAMGGAVVILFFLPWLDHSPVKSIRYRPTWHKWFYGIFIVNFLVLGYLGTQPPSDAFNLTSQIGTLIYLGFFFLMPIWSRLGTFKPVPDRVTFHRH